One genomic window of Sphingobacterium oryzagri includes the following:
- a CDS encoding glycoside hydrolase family 125 protein, with translation MKRRTFLKTAGTLGAGVMASKFSFAAPTQTSFPTVRVSADKRHFSSKLIEATIAEFQKNVKNPELGWLFNNCFPNTLDTTVYDESTASKKLTYVITGDIDAMWLRDSSAQVWPYLRFMKKDRKLQDLILGLINKQAKCINIDPYANAFYNDPTKKGEWFSDHTDMKPGIHERKWEIDSLCYPIRLAYHYWKETNDNTPFDDEWVTAQENIFKTFVEQQRKESTGPYKFERTTSRGSDTLQVDGLGYPVNPVGLICSAFRPSDDCSIFMFLIPSNLFAVTSLRQSAEILKKVKNNTELASKMEALANEVEAAVNRYGIIDHPEHGRVYAYEVDGYGSYLMMDDANVPSLLALPYLGAVDVNDEVYQRTRKFILSEKNPFFFKGTAAEGIGGPHIGRDMIWPMAIIMRAFTSTDDKEIQTCIETLRKTHGDTGFMHESFHKDDPKKYTRHWFAWTNTLFGELLWKTYKEKPSLLK, from the coding sequence ATGAAACGCAGAACATTTCTTAAAACAGCTGGGACACTGGGAGCAGGCGTGATGGCTAGTAAATTTTCCTTTGCAGCCCCTACCCAAACGAGCTTCCCAACTGTGCGCGTAAGTGCAGACAAGCGGCATTTTTCGAGTAAATTGATAGAAGCTACCATTGCCGAATTCCAAAAAAATGTCAAAAACCCGGAGTTAGGCTGGTTGTTTAACAATTGCTTTCCAAACACTTTGGATACCACGGTGTACGACGAGTCGACCGCAAGCAAGAAACTGACGTATGTAATCACCGGCGATATTGATGCAATGTGGCTACGGGATAGTAGCGCACAAGTGTGGCCCTATTTGCGCTTTATGAAGAAAGATCGGAAATTACAAGATCTCATCTTAGGTTTGATCAATAAGCAGGCGAAATGCATCAATATTGATCCTTACGCTAATGCATTTTACAACGATCCAACAAAAAAAGGGGAATGGTTTTCAGACCATACCGATATGAAGCCCGGTATACACGAGCGTAAGTGGGAAATTGACTCTTTGTGCTACCCCATCCGCCTGGCTTACCATTATTGGAAAGAAACCAACGATAATACACCGTTTGATGACGAATGGGTAACAGCGCAAGAAAATATTTTCAAAACGTTTGTGGAGCAGCAACGCAAAGAAAGCACCGGCCCGTATAAATTTGAACGAACAACGTCTCGCGGTTCCGACACGTTGCAGGTTGATGGTTTAGGTTATCCGGTTAATCCTGTAGGATTGATCTGTTCGGCTTTTCGTCCATCAGACGACTGTTCAATCTTCATGTTTTTAATTCCGTCCAACCTTTTTGCGGTAACGAGCCTTCGTCAATCTGCCGAGATCTTGAAAAAGGTGAAAAATAATACCGAGCTGGCTAGCAAAATGGAAGCCCTGGCCAACGAAGTTGAGGCGGCGGTAAATCGTTACGGCATTATCGACCATCCTGAGCACGGCCGTGTGTACGCCTACGAAGTAGATGGCTATGGTAGCTACTTAATGATGGACGATGCCAACGTGCCTTCCCTATTGGCACTGCCTTACCTTGGCGCTGTGGATGTAAACGACGAGGTTTATCAACGTACGCGTAAGTTTATTCTTTCAGAAAAAAATCCATTTTTCTTCAAAGGAACAGCTGCTGAAGGAATTGGCGGGCCACATATCGGTCGCGATATGATTTGGCCAATGGCGATCATTATGCGTGCTTTCACTTCGACAGATGACAAGGAGATACAAACCTGTATCGAAACGCTTCGCAAAACACATGGTGACACCGGATTTATGCACGAATCATTTCATAAAGATGATCCGAAAAAATATACACGCCACTGGTTTGCGTGGACAAACACGCTATTCGGCGAATTACTTTGGAAGACTTACAAAGAAAAGCCATCTTTGCTGAAATAA
- a CDS encoding cysteine desulfurase, translating to MGTFNIANIREDFPILKRTVNGKPLVYFDNGATTQKPKQVIDAIVAYYADMNSNVHRGVHYLSQISTDAFEITRRKVQTFINARHEHEVIITKGTTESINIIATCYGRPFIGEGDEIIISAMEHHSNIVPWQMLCDEKGCVLRVIPMKENGELDIEAYRALFSERTKLVSFTYVSNALGTINPVKEMIDIAHTHEVPVLIDAAQAIQHMKVDVQALDVDFLAFSGHKMYGPTGVGVLYGKEELLNKMPPYQGGGDMIKEVTFAKTTYNELPFKFEAGTPNIEAGICLAHAIEYIETIGVEAIKAYEDELLAYATTQLAKIDGIRFIGTAEHKSSVISFVVDGIHPYDIGVILDKLGIAVRTGHHCAQPVMEQFAIPGTVRVSLAMYNTKEEVDTLIAGLERALGMLK from the coding sequence TTGGGAACTTTTAATATAGCGAACATTCGGGAAGATTTTCCGATCTTGAAGAGAACGGTAAACGGTAAGCCTTTGGTTTATTTTGATAATGGCGCAACGACGCAAAAACCAAAACAGGTGATCGATGCTATTGTCGCCTATTATGCCGATATGAATAGTAATGTGCACCGTGGTGTACACTACCTAAGTCAGATTTCTACCGATGCTTTTGAGATTACCAGAAGAAAGGTGCAAACCTTTATTAACGCCAGGCATGAGCATGAGGTGATCATTACCAAAGGAACCACCGAATCGATTAATATCATAGCCACTTGCTACGGCCGGCCATTTATTGGTGAAGGCGATGAAATCATCATTTCGGCGATGGAACATCATTCCAACATTGTGCCCTGGCAGATGCTTTGCGATGAAAAAGGCTGTGTGCTGCGCGTGATCCCGATGAAAGAAAATGGTGAGTTGGACATCGAAGCTTATCGCGCTTTATTTTCTGAACGGACGAAACTGGTATCATTTACTTACGTTTCCAACGCTTTGGGCACGATCAATCCCGTAAAAGAAATGATTGATATTGCGCATACGCACGAGGTTCCCGTATTAATTGATGCTGCGCAGGCAATTCAACATATGAAAGTTGATGTGCAAGCATTGGATGTGGATTTTTTGGCGTTCTCTGGTCATAAAATGTATGGCCCGACAGGCGTTGGTGTGCTTTACGGAAAAGAAGAACTACTGAATAAAATGCCGCCTTATCAAGGCGGTGGTGATATGATTAAGGAGGTAACTTTTGCGAAAACAACGTATAATGAGTTGCCATTTAAATTTGAAGCAGGCACACCGAATATCGAGGCAGGCATATGTTTGGCGCATGCGATTGAGTACATAGAAACAATCGGTGTAGAAGCAATTAAAGCTTACGAAGATGAACTGTTGGCTTATGCAACTACGCAGCTGGCAAAAATAGACGGTATTCGCTTTATTGGAACAGCTGAACATAAATCTTCGGTCATCTCTTTTGTCGTTGATGGCATACATCCTTACGATATTGGCGTGATCTTGGATAAATTGGGTATTGCCGTGCGTACTGGTCACCACTGCGCGCAACCGGTGATGGAACAGTTTGCTATTCCGGGCACGGTACGCGTATCGTTGGCTATGTACAACACTAAAGAAGAGGTCGATACGTTGATCGCAGGATTGGAACGTGCCTTGGGTATGCTTAAATAA
- the aroQ gene encoding type II 3-dehydroquinate dehydratase, whose amino-acid sequence MKKILIINGPNLNLLGIREENIYGSQDFPSYFEELRHSLSGVRLTYFQSNHEGAIIDKLHEVGFSFDGVVLNAGAYTHTSLAIADAIAGITTPVVEVHISNVHKREEFRHHSYMAKNCVGVICGFGLESYRLAVSSFLS is encoded by the coding sequence ATGAAGAAAATACTTATTATAAACGGCCCCAACCTTAATTTGCTGGGTATACGTGAAGAAAATATATACGGAAGTCAAGACTTTCCTTCTTATTTTGAAGAGCTGCGCCATAGTTTATCAGGCGTCCGACTGACGTATTTTCAAAGTAACCATGAAGGTGCTATCATTGATAAACTCCATGAGGTTGGTTTTTCTTTTGACGGCGTCGTGCTCAACGCAGGTGCTTATACCCATACCTCTTTGGCCATTGCTGATGCTATTGCGGGCATCACCACGCCAGTTGTCGAAGTGCATATTTCGAATGTACACAAGCGGGAGGAATTTAGACATCACTCTTATATGGCTAAAAACTGTGTAGGCGTGATCTGCGGTTTTGGATTGGAAAGTTACCGCTTGGCCGTGTCCAGCTTTTTATCGTAA
- the murI gene encoding glutamate racemase has translation MTQSTAAGPIGIFDSGFGGLTVFREIKDALPRYDYIYLGDNARVPYGTRSFETVYEFTKECVFKLFELGCNLVILACNTASAKALRSIQQNDLPPGKKVLGVIRPTTESIDQFTRSNAVGVLATQGTVLSESYKIEINKFHPQIKVYQHACPLWVPLVENNEIDNPATAYLVKQDIEEMLRQSKHIDTLILACTHYPLLLPIIKRYVPEQVLVLSQGQLIAKSLADYLIRHPEVETACSKGAKTAFYTTDDAENFEEKAKIFFKEAVVASHIRVQPCNG, from the coding sequence ATGACACAGTCTACAGCAGCAGGCCCTATCGGTATTTTTGATTCCGGTTTTGGCGGTTTAACGGTTTTCCGAGAGATTAAAGACGCATTGCCCCGATATGATTACATCTATCTCGGTGATAATGCGCGTGTGCCTTACGGCACGCGATCGTTCGAGACGGTTTATGAGTTTACAAAAGAATGCGTTTTCAAACTGTTTGAGTTAGGCTGCAACCTGGTCATTCTCGCTTGCAATACGGCATCCGCCAAAGCGCTACGCAGCATTCAGCAAAACGATTTGCCACCCGGCAAAAAAGTACTGGGCGTTATCCGTCCTACGACAGAATCCATCGATCAATTTACACGCAGTAACGCCGTTGGTGTATTGGCAACGCAAGGCACCGTCCTGTCTGAATCGTATAAAATAGAAATCAATAAATTTCATCCGCAGATTAAGGTTTATCAACATGCTTGCCCGCTGTGGGTGCCGCTTGTGGAAAACAACGAGATTGATAACCCGGCGACCGCATATTTGGTAAAACAGGATATTGAAGAAATGCTGCGCCAAAGCAAGCATATCGACACGCTTATCTTAGCCTGTACACACTACCCTTTGCTTTTGCCAATTATTAAGCGATATGTTCCTGAACAGGTGCTGGTATTATCGCAAGGCCAGCTTATCGCGAAAAGTCTTGCCGACTACCTTATCAGGCATCCAGAAGTAGAAACGGCTTGCTCCAAAGGTGCAAAAACAGCTTTTTATACAACTGATGATGCGGAAAATTTTGAAGAAAAAGCAAAGATATTCTTCAAAGAAGCCGTAGTTGCGTCACATATCCGCGTGCAACCTTGCAACGGCTAA
- a CDS encoding SufE family protein, with the protein MTIKEIQDELIEDFAFYQDWMEKYEYIIQLGKEVPLIDEQYKTEDFIIKGCQSKVWLFAELKDGVIHFTADSDAIITKGLVSLMVKVLSGHTPDEVAGADLYFIDEIGLKEHLSPTRANGLLSMVKQMKLYAVALKAKAN; encoded by the coding sequence ATGACAATTAAGGAAATACAAGACGAATTAATCGAAGACTTTGCATTCTATCAGGACTGGATGGAAAAGTACGAATATATTATCCAACTGGGTAAAGAAGTGCCTTTGATAGACGAGCAGTACAAAACAGAGGATTTTATTATCAAAGGTTGTCAATCTAAAGTATGGTTGTTTGCCGAATTAAAAGATGGCGTGATCCATTTTACGGCTGATAGTGATGCTATAATTACGAAAGGCTTGGTTAGCCTGATGGTCAAAGTACTATCGGGGCACACGCCGGATGAGGTGGCTGGTGCAGATCTTTATTTTATTGATGAAATTGGGTTGAAAGAGCACCTTTCGCCCACACGAGCCAACGGTTTGCTATCGATGGTTAAGCAGATGAAACTTTATGCGGTGGCGTTAAAAGCAAAGGCAAACTAA
- a CDS encoding M42 family metallopeptidase: MASKKGKEALKHVPVVTDESVQFFEKYINNPSPTGFEWEGQRLWLDYLKPYVDETYIDNYGTAVGIINPKAPYKVVIEAHADEISWFVNYITKDGLIYVIRNGGSDHQIAPSKRVNIHTDNGLVKAVFGWPAIHTRSGEKEETPSLKNIFLDCGATSKEEVEAMGIHVGCVVTYEDEFMVLNNRYYVGRALDNRAGGFMIAEVARVLKENKKKLPFGLYIVNSVQEEIGLRGAEMIADYIKPNVAIVTDVTHDTQTPMINKITQGDLACGAGPVLSYAPAVQINLNRLLIEVATENNIPFQRQASSRWTGTDTDAFAYSNGGVPSALISLPLRYMHTTVEMIHKEDVDNVIRLIYETVLKIENGQDFRTFTH, from the coding sequence ATGGCGAGTAAAAAAGGAAAAGAAGCGTTAAAGCATGTTCCGGTGGTGACGGATGAATCGGTGCAGTTTTTTGAAAAATATATCAACAATCCATCCCCAACAGGTTTCGAGTGGGAAGGACAACGTTTGTGGTTGGATTATCTGAAACCATACGTGGATGAAACCTATATCGACAATTATGGAACGGCAGTAGGAATTATCAACCCTAAAGCGCCCTATAAAGTCGTTATTGAGGCACATGCCGACGAGATTTCCTGGTTTGTTAACTACATCACCAAAGATGGGTTGATCTACGTTATCCGCAATGGCGGTTCAGATCATCAGATTGCACCCTCAAAACGTGTGAATATCCATACCGATAACGGGCTTGTCAAAGCGGTATTCGGATGGCCGGCTATCCACACCCGTTCAGGCGAAAAAGAAGAAACGCCGAGCTTAAAAAATATTTTCCTGGATTGTGGTGCAACCTCCAAAGAGGAAGTGGAAGCGATGGGCATTCATGTGGGTTGCGTGGTGACCTATGAAGATGAGTTTATGGTGCTCAACAACCGTTATTACGTAGGCCGTGCGTTAGACAATCGTGCTGGTGGTTTTATGATTGCGGAAGTTGCGCGTGTATTAAAAGAGAACAAAAAGAAGCTTCCATTTGGATTATATATCGTCAATTCGGTGCAAGAAGAGATCGGGCTGCGTGGTGCTGAAATGATCGCCGATTACATCAAACCGAACGTGGCTATCGTGACCGACGTAACACACGATACGCAAACGCCGATGATCAACAAGATTACGCAGGGTGACTTGGCTTGTGGAGCCGGGCCGGTTCTCTCTTACGCGCCTGCTGTACAGATCAACCTTAATCGCTTATTGATCGAGGTCGCAACGGAAAATAATATTCCGTTTCAGCGACAAGCTTCATCCCGCTGGACGGGAACGGACACCGATGCCTTTGCGTATTCCAATGGGGGCGTACCATCGGCGTTGATTTCGCTGCCCTTACGCTACATGCACACTACGGTAGAGATGATCCATAAAGAAGATGTTGATAATGTGATCCGACTGATCTACGAAACGGTACTAAAAATAGAGAACGGACAAGATTTCAGAACATTTACGCATTAG
- the lgt gene encoding prolipoprotein diacylglyceryl transferase, with the protein MHAILNAIHWNIDPVIFEIGSFGLRYYALCFLAAFVVSYVLMLQIFKKEGKTQELLDQLSIYIFLGTLIGARLGHCLFYEFDYYINHPLEMILPFRNVNGSFELTGFQGLASHGGAIGILTALWLFSRKTKTNFIWIADRLVLVVPLAGAFVRLGNFFNSEIIGLPTDLPWAVVFEKVDMVPRHPGQLYEAIAYVIIFFILWAMYKKNATPKAGYFFGIFLVLLFGARFGLEFFKENQENFEESMKFNMGQLLSIPFMLIGFFLIFRKPKEIKK; encoded by the coding sequence ATGCACGCTATATTAAATGCTATCCACTGGAACATCGATCCCGTGATTTTTGAAATAGGCTCTTTCGGTCTACGCTACTATGCGCTGTGCTTTTTAGCCGCCTTTGTCGTATCCTATGTATTGATGTTGCAAATTTTCAAAAAAGAAGGTAAGACACAAGAATTGCTCGATCAGCTCAGCATTTATATTTTCCTGGGCACGTTGATCGGTGCACGGTTGGGGCATTGTCTATTTTACGAATTTGACTACTATATCAACCATCCGCTGGAAATGATCCTGCCCTTTCGAAATGTAAACGGAAGTTTTGAACTCACCGGCTTTCAAGGTTTGGCAAGTCATGGCGGTGCTATCGGGATCTTGACCGCACTTTGGCTTTTTTCACGCAAAACCAAAACAAATTTCATCTGGATTGCTGATCGGCTCGTATTGGTCGTGCCACTGGCCGGCGCTTTCGTCCGCCTGGGCAATTTCTTCAATTCTGAAATTATCGGTTTACCAACGGACTTGCCTTGGGCTGTCGTCTTTGAAAAAGTAGACATGGTGCCGCGTCACCCAGGCCAACTTTACGAAGCGATCGCTTATGTCATTATCTTTTTTATCTTATGGGCGATGTACAAAAAGAATGCGACGCCAAAGGCCGGTTATTTCTTCGGAATTTTTCTTGTTCTATTGTTTGGCGCACGTTTCGGACTGGAGTTTTTCAAAGAAAACCAAGAGAACTTTGAGGAAAGCATGAAATTTAACATGGGTCAATTATTGAGTATTCCATTTATGTTAATTGGCTTTTTCCTAATCTTTCGAAAACCGAAGGAAATCAAAAAATAA
- a CDS encoding multidrug effflux MFS transporter produces the protein MQRKITSNRTIILLILGLLSAVGPFSIDMYLPAFQTIAQDFNTSVDRVQFSLTSFFIGIAFGQLIYGPLLDRYGRKKPLLIGLVIYITATVFCVVTRNIEYLIALRFLQALGSCAGMVASRAMIQDYYEPREAARVFSLLMLVIAISPILAPSAGAFLLNHLDWHYIFVSLLAIGTIILILTYFYLPESYAGNHDFSLRPKAILGKFWEVLTNKTFLSYCLIGSIASSGLYAYLAGSSFVMQQYFGLSQTQYGLAFAFVASAMIVATQINRAILKRWTSPQISRIANIWQSLVGLAMVGCMLFDVLTLPVLLGLMFCYLLGQGFIFPNTSAMALSPFRALAGSASALLGCIQMAIGALTSALVSYFHNDTPYPMLIVMGAAAVISLCIHFVAGKPSTERTL, from the coding sequence ATGCAACGCAAGATCACATCAAACAGGACCATCATCTTACTTATTTTAGGTTTACTTTCTGCTGTAGGGCCATTCTCGATTGACATGTACCTACCCGCATTCCAAACGATCGCGCAAGACTTCAACACGTCGGTAGATCGCGTGCAATTTTCGCTTACCAGCTTCTTCATCGGTATTGCTTTTGGGCAGCTAATCTATGGACCTTTACTGGATCGGTATGGACGTAAAAAACCCTTATTGATCGGCTTAGTGATTTACATTACGGCCACAGTTTTCTGTGTCGTAACTCGCAATATCGAATATCTTATCGCGTTACGCTTTTTGCAAGCGCTAGGCAGCTGTGCTGGTATGGTAGCATCGCGCGCTATGATACAAGATTATTACGAACCGCGCGAAGCAGCACGTGTGTTTAGCTTATTGATGCTTGTTATCGCTATATCGCCCATCTTAGCACCCAGTGCGGGTGCTTTTCTGCTCAATCATCTCGATTGGCATTATATTTTTGTTTCGCTGCTCGCTATCGGCACGATCATCCTGATTCTAACGTATTTTTATCTGCCTGAGTCGTATGCTGGTAATCATGATTTCTCGTTGCGTCCGAAAGCGATATTGGGCAAATTCTGGGAAGTGCTAACCAACAAAACCTTTCTGAGTTATTGCTTGATCGGCTCTATTGCCTCTTCTGGTCTTTATGCGTATCTCGCCGGATCATCTTTCGTTATGCAACAATACTTCGGGTTGTCGCAAACGCAATACGGCCTTGCTTTCGCTTTCGTGGCCTCTGCCATGATCGTCGCCACGCAGATCAATCGCGCGATTCTAAAACGATGGACCAGCCCACAAATCAGTCGGATTGCCAACATTTGGCAATCGCTTGTCGGCTTAGCCATGGTCGGCTGTATGCTGTTTGATGTGCTAACGTTGCCGGTGTTACTGGGTCTTATGTTCTGTTATCTTTTAGGCCAAGGTTTTATATTTCCCAATACATCAGCGATGGCGCTCTCTCCTTTTCGCGCGCTCGCCGGAAGCGCATCCGCATTATTGGGTTGCATACAGATGGCGATTGGCGCGTTGACCTCCGCTTTGGTCAGCTATTTTCACAATGACACGCCTTATCCTATGCTTATTGTGATGGGAGCCGCAGCCGTTATTTCTTTGTGTATACATTTCGTTGCCGGAAAACCAAGTACCGAACGCACGCTATAA
- a CDS encoding gliding motility protein RemB yields MQVSKGQVRNQTYSYQHDQKYNELLYSPESSLHTAVKPLLYKGELLAKFDSLQSIHPVQSNNLFLRKIFNEHLVEINKEDHSFFVDFLPDFVIRKDLIAGDRRTTWLNTRGVQVGLQIKDKLTFYANAFENQAVFPNYLSEYMDVNGVVPGQGTVDNRSGNKKDWMYATASLTYDFSDYFQATLAYDKNFIGDGYRSLLLSDFSANYTHLKLTGKIGKVQYTSIWAYMTDPTNPRRDMLDSAGRFGDGIKWGAFQYLDYNVNNRLSLGFFQAVVWANRNQAGHRGFDFNYINPVIFMRPVESNNSTSPDKMFLGLNGKYKVLRNLTAYGQFLLGEFTASEFFAGRGYLHNKWGTQIGIRGFDAFKVKSLNYLLEYNVVRPYTYQHFVSISNYSNHGEPLAHPRGANFREIVGIANYSYRRFDFSLQGVFSRYGTDPEDGTNMGGNIFQSYNNFPNFYGNYIGQGVRNDLYYLDAKAAYVLNPKYNLRFEVGYAQRYNYVENAATQKSGVISIGLRSSFRNFYGDI; encoded by the coding sequence ATGCAGGTATCAAAAGGGCAAGTGAGAAATCAAACTTATTCTTACCAACATGACCAAAAGTACAACGAACTGCTGTACTCGCCCGAAAGTAGCCTGCATACCGCGGTAAAACCCTTGCTTTACAAAGGCGAGCTGCTTGCTAAGTTTGATTCGCTACAATCGATCCATCCGGTGCAATCGAATAATCTTTTTCTGCGCAAGATTTTCAATGAACATCTTGTAGAGATCAATAAAGAAGACCATAGCTTTTTCGTAGACTTTTTGCCCGATTTCGTGATTAGGAAAGACCTGATTGCCGGCGATCGCCGCACGACCTGGCTCAACACGCGCGGTGTGCAAGTGGGCTTGCAGATCAAAGATAAATTAACGTTCTACGCCAATGCTTTCGAGAATCAAGCGGTTTTTCCGAATTACCTTTCGGAATATATGGACGTGAATGGCGTCGTTCCAGGACAAGGAACGGTAGATAACCGATCGGGAAATAAGAAAGATTGGATGTATGCTACGGCCAGTCTGACTTATGACTTTAGCGACTATTTTCAGGCGACGTTGGCCTACGACAAAAATTTTATCGGCGACGGTTACCGATCGTTATTGTTGTCAGATTTTTCTGCCAACTATACGCACCTGAAGTTAACTGGTAAGATCGGTAAAGTGCAGTATACGTCGATCTGGGCGTATATGACCGACCCAACCAATCCGCGGCGTGATATGCTTGACTCGGCTGGTCGCTTTGGCGATGGTATTAAGTGGGGCGCTTTTCAATACTTGGATTACAACGTAAACAACCGACTTTCGTTAGGCTTTTTTCAAGCCGTAGTGTGGGCCAATCGTAACCAGGCCGGACACCGAGGTTTTGATTTTAATTATATTAATCCGGTGATTTTTATGAGACCGGTGGAGTCGAACAATTCGACATCGCCCGATAAAATGTTTTTAGGGCTGAATGGTAAATATAAGGTGCTTCGTAACCTAACGGCTTACGGCCAGTTTTTACTGGGTGAATTTACGGCCAGCGAATTTTTTGCAGGTAGGGGTTACCTCCATAACAAATGGGGAACCCAAATTGGTATTCGCGGGTTTGATGCCTTCAAGGTTAAAAGCTTAAATTATTTGCTGGAATACAATGTCGTCAGGCCATACACATATCAGCATTTTGTTTCGATATCTAACTACAGTAATCACGGAGAGCCACTCGCGCATCCACGCGGCGCAAACTTTCGCGAGATCGTTGGGATAGCCAACTATTCCTACAGACGTTTTGATTTCTCGCTGCAAGGTGTGTTCAGTCGCTACGGTACTGATCCGGAAGACGGAACCAACATGGGCGGTAATATCTTTCAATCGTATAACAACTTTCCTAATTTCTACGGGAATTATATTGGGCAGGGCGTGCGTAACGACCTGTATTACCTAGATGCGAAAGCAGCCTACGTCTTGAATCCAAAATATAATCTACGGTTTGAAGTAGGCTATGCCCAACGTTACAATTATGTAGAAAATGCGGCCACACAAAAATCCGGCGTAATCAGTATTGGCTTGCGTTCTTCGTTCCGTAATTTCTATGGAGATATTTAA
- a CDS encoding acyl-ACP desaturase, translating into MQELPLNIPEGSRKEVMAYLEPFMLNEMSEYLKPVEEMWQPADFLPDASRQTFFEEVRDLQESAKELPYDLVAVLIGDTITEEALPTYESWLTMVEDVEKNEQGGWMKWVRAWTAEENRHGDLLNKYLYLSGRIDMRQFEMSTQYLIQDGFDIGTGADPYRNFIYTSFQELATNVSHRRVAGISKKSGDKLLAKMCGVIASDEARHAKAYMSFISQAIKVDASEVMIAFEDMMRKKIVMPAHFMREAGEPQGEAFAHFSDAAQRLEVYTALDYVDILKTLNEDWKIDKIGSLNEKGEKARDYLMKLPDRLTRLADRIKVPEMQYKFKWIHG; encoded by the coding sequence ATGCAAGAGTTACCATTAAATATCCCGGAGGGGTCTAGGAAAGAGGTGATGGCTTATTTAGAGCCGTTCATGCTCAACGAGATGAGCGAATATCTAAAGCCTGTGGAGGAGATGTGGCAACCGGCCGACTTTCTGCCGGATGCATCACGCCAGACTTTTTTTGAGGAAGTAAGAGATTTGCAGGAAAGCGCGAAAGAGCTTCCCTATGATCTTGTTGCTGTTCTTATTGGCGATACGATTACAGAAGAAGCGCTTCCAACGTATGAATCTTGGCTTACGATGGTGGAAGATGTGGAAAAAAACGAACAAGGCGGTTGGATGAAGTGGGTTAGGGCTTGGACGGCCGAAGAAAACCGTCACGGCGACTTGCTCAACAAATATCTTTATCTATCGGGCCGTATTGATATGCGCCAATTTGAGATGTCGACCCAATATTTAATTCAGGATGGTTTTGACATCGGTACGGGTGCTGACCCCTACCGTAACTTTATTTATACGTCTTTTCAAGAACTCGCAACGAATGTCTCACACAGACGGGTCGCGGGTATTTCCAAAAAATCAGGCGATAAGCTATTGGCCAAAATGTGTGGCGTCATTGCATCAGACGAGGCTCGACATGCGAAAGCTTATATGTCTTTTATTTCGCAAGCCATAAAGGTAGACGCGAGCGAAGTCATGATAGCGTTTGAAGATATGATGCGTAAAAAGATCGTCATGCCCGCACATTTCATGCGCGAAGCCGGCGAACCGCAAGGAGAAGCTTTCGCACACTTCTCGGATGCCGCACAACGCCTCGAGGTGTACACGGCTTTGGATTATGTCGACATCCTGAAAACGCTTAATGAAGATTGGAAGATTGATAAGATCGGATCACTAAATGAAAAAGGCGAAAAAGCTCGCGATTACCTCATGAAACTTCCAGATCGCTTAACGCGATTAGCAGACCGGATCAAAGTGCCCGAGATGCAATATAAATTTAAATGGATACACGGATAA
- a CDS encoding DUF3467 domain-containing protein, producing MDLNNNNNDEKDNNELSIELSEEIAEGIYSNLAIITHSNSEFVLDFIRIMPGIPKAKVKSRIVLTPEHAKRLLGALQDNVNRFEASNGTINTNDATLPLNFGGPKGEA from the coding sequence ATGGATTTGAACAATAATAATAACGACGAGAAGGATAACAACGAGCTAAGTATCGAGCTCAGTGAGGAAATTGCGGAGGGTATCTATAGCAATTTAGCTATCATTACCCATTCAAATTCCGAATTTGTGTTGGATTTTATTCGCATCATGCCGGGTATTCCGAAGGCGAAAGTGAAATCACGCATTGTCTTGACGCCTGAACATGCCAAGCGCTTGCTGGGGGCTTTACAAGACAACGTTAACCGATTTGAGGCGAGCAACGGCACAATAAATACCAACGATGCAACGCTTCCGCTCAACTTCGGAGGGCCAAAAGGAGAAGCATAA